One region of Salvia miltiorrhiza cultivar Shanhuang (shh) chromosome 3, IMPLAD_Smil_shh, whole genome shotgun sequence genomic DNA includes:
- the LOC131018489 gene encoding uncharacterized protein LOC131018489 has translation MNRSACYHFSPGPGFPFEAELLALLIILERAAANNWSNLWVESDSTYVVNIFNNRASPVLWHFRGRWIAALKGVVNFNIICSHIFQEGNKVADFMASSVSHEGFWYHSLPEISQLVHEDVHSTFVRMGR, from the coding sequence ATGAACAGGTCAGCGTGCTATCATTTCTCACCGGGGCCTGGGTTCCCCTTTGAAGCAGAACTTTTGGCGCTTTTGATTATTCTGGAAAGAGCTGCTGCCAATAATTGGTCTAATCTTTGGGTAGAGTCGGATTCTACTTACGTCGTCAACATTTTTAACAACCGCGCTTCCCCTGTGCTGTGGCATTTCCGTGGACGTTGGATTGCTGCTCTTAAGGGTGTCGTCAACTTTAATATCATTTGTTCTCACATCTTTCAGGAAGGTAATAAAGTTGCGGATTTCATGGCGTCTTCGGTCTCTCATGAAGGTTTCTGGTATCATTCGCTGCCGGAGATCTCACAGCTGGTGCATGAGGACGTTCATTCTACTTTTGTTAGAATGGGGCGCTAG